In Janthinobacterium agaricidamnosum NBRC 102515 = DSM 9628, the DNA window AGGGAGCGTATTCGCCAGATTGAAGCCAAAGCTATCCAGAAGTTGATGCAGCCTAGCAGGATTGATGCTTTATCGAACGTGTTTTTTGGCTATCCTTTTTCCAAAGAGAGCAAGGGGCAAGAGAACAGCTCCCTGTCTAGCAGATCCAAGCCGTCAGCAGACGTCAACTCGATACAGTCCCAACTTGCGGCTAGGCCGACTCCTGATGGCACGTCATCACCTGTAAAGACGTCAAGCATCGATAAATTCCTAACACAGGCTATGGCCTTAGGTGTTTCTGTGATCGACGAACGCAAAGAAGCATCAGGAAAAATATGGATCAGTTTTATTGAAACGCCCGACGGCCGTTACAAAAAATTAGCCCGTAAGCTGCTTGCTTTGGGGTTCGAATTCATCCCAGAAAAAGGTTATTGGAAATGATTTCAAAGACACGAAGCGCGCCGCCGCGTGCGATGGCAATGCTTGAGGCATTGCGCGGCTTGGGCTACTCAACGGCAGCGGCTCTGTCTGATATTATCGACAACAGCATTTCAGCTGACGCGAAAGAAGTCCGTATCGATTTCACTTGGAATGGGCATACCAGCCGCATAGCCATTCTCGACAATGGGTTAGGCATGGACGATGCAGAGCTCGAAAATGCCATGCGTCTTGGCGATAAAAACCCACTTGATACTCGTGCCATCAACGATCTGGGTCGTTTCGGCATGGGCCTTAAAACAGCTTCTTTCTCGCAATGCCGAAGGCTAACTGTAGCCGCTGTCAAAGACGGCATCACAAGCTGTCTGCGCTGGGATTTGGACGAACTCGCAGCGGATCCCAGTGGAGGTTGGCTTCTTTTCGAAGGACCAGCTCCGGGATCGAAACCTTTCATCACAGGCTTAAAAGGAAAGAAAGCAGGCACGCTGGTCTTATGGGAAACGATGGACCGTGTGGTCACTTTCGGTTACACATCTGATGATTTCCATGACCTCATCGATAACGTTGAGTCTCATTTAGCGATGGTCTTCCATAGGTTACTAGAGGGCCCACGCCCGAAACTCAAACTACTTTTAAACGGCCGCTCCGTCACACCTTGGGACCCATTCATGTCCGGCCATCCAGCGAAGCCGTGGACATCGCCAACCACGAACCACGCCACCGGTTACGGTGCCGTCTCCGTGCAGTGTCATGTATTGCCTCACCGCGATAAGTTATCGATTGCGGAGTTTGAAGCCAACGCTGGCCCCGCTGGCTGGACCGCTCAGCAGGGATTCTACGTCTACCGTAACGAGCGCCTCCTAGTAGCAGGTGGATGGTTGGGATTGGGTAACGCCCGAGCATGGAACAGGGAGGAGGCACATCGACTAGCCCGCATACGCCTGGATATCCCAAACACAGCCGATGCAGACTGGAAAATTGACGTTCGCAAATCGACTGCTCGTCCACCTGTGTCGCTTCGCCCTTGGCTTATGTTGCTGGCCGAAAATACACGTGAGCGCGCTCGACATGTATTTGCCTATAGAGGAACGCCAGCGCCAGCTAAAGGCGGTATCCCCATTGAACAGGCTTGGCGTATCGAACGACTTAAGGCAGGCATGCGATATCGGATCGAAGAAACGCATCCATCCGTCGCTGCCGTTCTGGAAAGCTCAGGAACGCTTGCTCCGTTGATCAAGTCGATGCTTCGGGTAATCGAAGAAACAGTCCCCGTGCAGCGCATCTGGCTCGACACCGCCGAAAACAAAGAGACTCCAAGAACCGGCTTCGAGGGCGAACCCAATGCAGCCGTGATCGAGGTCGCTGGCGTACTCTTCAATGACCTGATAGAACGCAAAGGCCTGAGCGTTGAGGAAGCACGCAAGTCGATGTCGCGCACTGAACCATTCCAAAAATATCCAGCACTCGTCGCAAAACTAGGGAGTCAAAAATGACCGTAGCAGAAGAGGCAGCAGCGCAAGCGCAATTGCTCGAAGATGTCATCGCCACCGCGCAGCGGCTGCTGAAGGCAGAAAAGGACTCGTCAAAGATCACGCCGTCCTACATCGCTGAGAAGGTGAAGTTGGCCGCAGCGACGTTCGCGAGCGATCCGCCGGTCCCTTTGAACGAGGCCAAGGTAGTTGCCACTCTGATCCAACGATTCAGTCACCGGATGGGCAAAGCCACTACCCTCGTTGACAACACGGGGCACTTCGATTGGCTCACTGCCTCCCGGAAGAAAGATTGGCATTACTGGCGCCGCTATCGAGACTATCAGGAGTCCAAATTGTCTGACGTGGTCGTTGATGGACTCGACGAAGCGACCGATGACATTCTCGGACTCCTCGAAGACCCACTGCGGACAGATTCCTGGGATCGGCGGGGGCTCGTGGTCGGGCATGTCCAATCGGGGAAGACCAGCAACTACACCGGCTTGATCAACAAGGCCGCCGATGCCGGCTACAAGATCATCATTGTGCTGGCCGGCATGCACAACAATCTGCGCTCGCAGACCCAGATGCGCCTTGAGGAAGGATTCTTGGGCTACGAGACGACGGTGAACCGCGACGCTGGTGCGGCTATCGGCGTGGCTGCGTTTGGCGAAGACCTGAAAACAAACTCAGCGACGACAAGAGCGGAAAACGGCGATTTCAGCAAAGCTATCGCCAAGCATTTTCACGGCATTTCCCCGGAAGAACGTCCTTGGCTCTTCGTGGTCAAGAAGCAAAAAACTGTGCTGACAGAACTCCTTAAATGGATTCAAACACGCGTGACTGATACTCAAAGCTCGCTACCCGATTGGAGATTGGTAACCAAGCTGCCGCTTCTCATGATCGACGACGAGGCCGACAATGCTTCGGTGGATACAGGCGAACAGGAATTCAACGATGATGGAGCACCCGACGAGGAACATCAGCCAAAAACCATCAACAGCCTGATTCGCCAACTACTCCACTCCTTTACTCGCAAGGCCTACGTAGGATACACGGCCACGCCATTCGCCAACATCTACATCCACCACAAGGGTGCTACTGCCAAGGAAGGCCCCGACCTCTTTCCCAAGGCTTTCATCATAAATCTAGCGGCTCCGTCGAACTATGTCGGCCCCTCGCGCATGTTTGGGAAAGTAACCAAGGATGGCCGCATGGGAGCCCTTCCGCTCGCTCGCAGCATCTTGGACCACTATGCCCCAGAGTCTGACTCGGGATGGATGCCACCCAAGCACAAAAAGACACACGTTCCGCTCCACAACGGTCAAGAAACGATACCACTTTCTCTGCGCGATGCCATTCACCACTTCGCGCTTGTCTGCGCGGCGCGCGAATTGCGCGGCCAAGGGACCGAGCACAGCTCCATGCTGATTCACGTCACTCGATATGTGTCTGTCCAAGACCATGTTCGAGAGCAAGTCGAGGAAACAGTGCGCCGCATGCGCCAGAAAATCACCCGAGGCAGCCACGCCGGCGAGTTGCTCGCGCACATGCGCAAGCTCTGGGACGAGGACATTGTCCCTACACGTGACAAGGTCGTAGAGCTTTCTCCCGCCGAGGAGCACCCTCCTGAACTGCCATCATGGGAGGAAGTGGTAGCGAAACTGCCGGATGTGCTTAGCGACATTACCGTCCGCTCCATCAATGGAACGGCCAAAGACGCATTGGACTACGCAACGCCTGGTGCCGCGCTCAAGGTCATAGCCGTCGGCGGCGATAAGCTCGCTCGGGGCCTGACCCTTGAAGGCCTCTGCGTGAGCTACTTCGTCCGCTCGACAAAGATGTATGACACCCTGATGCAGATGGGCCGCTGGTTCGGCTACCGGCCTGGTTATTTGGACCTCTGCCGGCTCTACACATCGCCGGATTTGGTGAAGTGGTTCGGCCATATCGCCGACGCGTCCGAAGAACTGCGCGAAGAATTCGATTTCATGGCAAAGGCGAAGCTCACGCCAGAACAATACGGTCTCAAGGTCATGTCTCACGAAATTCTAACAGTTACTTCGCCATTGAAAATGCGCAACGCTCAGACGCTGTCCCTGACATACAGCGGCACTCGGCCTCAGACTATCCTATTCCACCGGGACTTCAAAGTGCAGAAAGAGAACCTCGCTTCTACCGACGCACTGATCTCCTCTCTGGGGATGGAGTTCGTGGAGGCTCCGAAATATCCGCGCGATAGCGAAGCCGACTATTGGCCAGGTGCGCGATTGTGGAGAGACGTGGATGTGGAAAAAGTGCTTACATTCTTGGGGAGCTATACGACCCACCCGAATGCCACAAGCGCCAAGGCGGTGGTCCTCACGGATTTCATCACCAAGATGCTCGACATCGGAAAATTGAAACAATGGAGCGTTGCACTCTTGACAGGCGGCGAAGGAGATGGCGAAGAGCATATCTTCCCTGGTGACTTTAAGGTTAGCACCTTCCAAACACGCAGGACCGACGATCCTGACTCGCCAGGCGTCAAGGACCCAAGCATGTTTGCCATCGGTGTGCTAACCGACCCAAAAGACGAGGGCATTGACCTCAATGACGATACTTGGCGAGATGCACTCGTACGCACGCGCGCGGCCTGGAAGCAAGACCATGCGCGCGGGCGTCTGAATCCACCAACCAGCCCCAGTGGCAAAGGCATTCGCGAGGCGAGAGACAAGCTCGGTGGCGATGCGGATCGCGGCCTATTGCTGCTCTATTCGCTTGCTCCCTACTACAAAGGCAAGGAAAAGCTTCCTGAAAATCTTATTGTACCTGGCTGGAACAAACCCATCATGGCCTTCGCCATCGCGTTTCCCGCGAGCGAAAACGGAATCCGGGTGGAATACGAAGTGAACCTTCTTTATTGGATGCAGGAATATGGCCCGACCGAGTAACGATTTTCTCATGGCATGGTCTTCGCTAACGGGCGCCGACATTGAACCAGGATGGCAGGCCATCTGCCTCCCCTCATCTGGGCCACTTCAAGTGCGCGCCGGCCGCCGCTCACCTGACAACAGCGAGGCGGTATTGGTGGGATTCCCCACGGCGCGGCTCGCAGCGGCCGACAAACTCCCCGAAGGCCAGGGCTTCGCGGTCGAACGAGCAGACCCCGAAGGCAGCGGCAAGCTTTGGCTCGCCTTGACCCGAAAGTCTGCCGGCAGTGCAGAGCTTTTCGCCGCCATGGCATGCGATGTCATCGGAGCTCTCGATGACGCGGTGGCGGCAAGCGCCGATGAAACCAAACTCTTGCGAGTCATCACAAGACGGGTTGGAGCTTGGCAGGAATTCATGCGCAAGGGAACGCAAGTTCTCAGCCCCGAGGCCGAGATTGGTTTGATCGGTGAGCTCACGCTGCTTCGCGCCATCATCGACGCAGGAGTTTCTGCCGCGCTTGCCATTGAATCCTGGATCGGCCCACTCGACGGCATACAGGACTTCGAGCTCGGCACTGGGGCATTGGAGGTCAAGACCACGTTATCAACGGCAGGTTTTCTGGCCAAGATCGGTTCGCTCGAACAGCTCGACGATTCCACGCGCCAGCCCCTCTTTGTGGCCGGCGCTCGGCTGCGGCAAACCGAAAGTGGACAGAACCTGTCCGCGATCGTCGAAGCAATACGATTGGCTATCAAAGGCGATGCCGAAGCAGAACGGCTCTTGACTGAGCGTCTGCTCGCTGCGGGCTACATAGACGCGCACGCCGAGCGCTATCCACGACGATTTGAACAGGTAGGAACACGTGTTATCGAAGTAGTGAGTGACTTCCCGCGTCTGACCCCGGGAAATGTACCTGCGGGTATCATGAGAACCATGTATGAAATTGACCTCGATAAGGTGCCTGGAAAAAACGTCGGCACAGAGGGTGCATTAAAAAAATTGGGAGCAATCTAAGTATGAATTTGACTGAATTTCTGTGTGAGACGCAGGCCACCGTCCGCTCGCAAATGCGAGATGGAGCACTATATGAAGAATTGGTATTCGCTGGTATCGTAATGGATCACATGTCGGAAATCGGCATGACGTTCGAACCGGTCGAATGTCACTTTGAAGGCAAGGTAGGCAATGCGAATCTGAGGCTTAGCGGCTACTCCGTATCAGAAGATAGCGACCAACTCGACCTGTTTGTCAGCCTATATGATAACGTCGATACTCCTACGCCAATTCCAGACTCCGAAACCAAGACTGCCGTGGAGCAATGCCTGCGATTTCTGACG includes these proteins:
- a CDS encoding ATP-binding protein, which gives rise to MISKTRSAPPRAMAMLEALRGLGYSTAAALSDIIDNSISADAKEVRIDFTWNGHTSRIAILDNGLGMDDAELENAMRLGDKNPLDTRAINDLGRFGMGLKTASFSQCRRLTVAAVKDGITSCLRWDLDELAADPSGGWLLFEGPAPGSKPFITGLKGKKAGTLVLWETMDRVVTFGYTSDDFHDLIDNVESHLAMVFHRLLEGPRPKLKLLLNGRSVTPWDPFMSGHPAKPWTSPTTNHATGYGAVSVQCHVLPHRDKLSIAEFEANAGPAGWTAQQGFYVYRNERLLVAGGWLGLGNARAWNREEAHRLARIRLDIPNTADADWKIDVRKSTARPPVSLRPWLMLLAENTRERARHVFAYRGTPAPAKGGIPIEQAWRIERLKAGMRYRIEETHPSVAAVLESSGTLAPLIKSMLRVIEETVPVQRIWLDTAENKETPRTGFEGEPNAAVIEVAGVLFNDLIERKGLSVEEARKSMSRTEPFQKYPALVAKLGSQK
- a CDS encoding Z1 domain-containing protein, with the translated sequence MTVAEEAAAQAQLLEDVIATAQRLLKAEKDSSKITPSYIAEKVKLAAATFASDPPVPLNEAKVVATLIQRFSHRMGKATTLVDNTGHFDWLTASRKKDWHYWRRYRDYQESKLSDVVVDGLDEATDDILGLLEDPLRTDSWDRRGLVVGHVQSGKTSNYTGLINKAADAGYKIIIVLAGMHNNLRSQTQMRLEEGFLGYETTVNRDAGAAIGVAAFGEDLKTNSATTRAENGDFSKAIAKHFHGISPEERPWLFVVKKQKTVLTELLKWIQTRVTDTQSSLPDWRLVTKLPLLMIDDEADNASVDTGEQEFNDDGAPDEEHQPKTINSLIRQLLHSFTRKAYVGYTATPFANIYIHHKGATAKEGPDLFPKAFIINLAAPSNYVGPSRMFGKVTKDGRMGALPLARSILDHYAPESDSGWMPPKHKKTHVPLHNGQETIPLSLRDAIHHFALVCAARELRGQGTEHSSMLIHVTRYVSVQDHVREQVEETVRRMRQKITRGSHAGELLAHMRKLWDEDIVPTRDKVVELSPAEEHPPELPSWEEVVAKLPDVLSDITVRSINGTAKDALDYATPGAALKVIAVGGDKLARGLTLEGLCVSYFVRSTKMYDTLMQMGRWFGYRPGYLDLCRLYTSPDLVKWFGHIADASEELREEFDFMAKAKLTPEQYGLKVMSHEILTVTSPLKMRNAQTLSLTYSGTRPQTILFHRDFKVQKENLASTDALISSLGMEFVEAPKYPRDSEADYWPGARLWRDVDVEKVLTFLGSYTTHPNATSAKAVVLTDFITKMLDIGKLKQWSVALLTGGEGDGEEHIFPGDFKVSTFQTRRTDDPDSPGVKDPSMFAIGVLTDPKDEGIDLNDDTWRDALVRTRAAWKQDHARGRLNPPTSPSGKGIREARDKLGGDADRGLLLLYSLAPYYKGKEKLPENLIVPGWNKPIMAFAIAFPASENGIRVEYEVNLLYWMQEYGPTE
- a CDS encoding PD-(D/E)XK motif protein, with amino-acid sequence MAWSSLTGADIEPGWQAICLPSSGPLQVRAGRRSPDNSEAVLVGFPTARLAAADKLPEGQGFAVERADPEGSGKLWLALTRKSAGSAELFAAMACDVIGALDDAVAASADETKLLRVITRRVGAWQEFMRKGTQVLSPEAEIGLIGELTLLRAIIDAGVSAALAIESWIGPLDGIQDFELGTGALEVKTTLSTAGFLAKIGSLEQLDDSTRQPLFVAGARLRQTESGQNLSAIVEAIRLAIKGDAEAERLLTERLLAAGYIDAHAERYPRRFEQVGTRVIEVVSDFPRLTPGNVPAGIMRTMYEIDLDKVPGKNVGTEGALKKLGAI